The DNA region ggataagctccagcactccctgcaacccttgtgaggataagctgctaaaaaaatggatggaggatcCAAATGAGTCTGAATCGGAAGCAGGTATCCTGGCCACTAAACCGCAAAGCTTTTTGCCTACTGGAGGTCATTTAACGGGCGGAATAGGTGGAACATGATGTCAAAATTTGATAAATTATTTCACAGTGGCTCTCAAAGTATGGTACAAATACTTCTCGGTGTACACAGGCACACTCTGTGGTACGCAAAATAATCAccgaattaaatgttcaaactacaGTTGCTTGatctttgtttttaatccagtaAAGTGCATTTAAGTGTAGCGCAGTTGTATTTAATCTTTAgcgatatatattttattttatttgtatagaatttatataattttttggtGTGCAATACATTTGAGGTGAATGATTATCCATGtgtagttgttttgttttccttttgtgcCTCACTTTTGAGGAACACTGGGcgactgtattttaaatatggcGGTACTCGGAACGTCGGGTATTATTTGGTGGCACTTGATGTAAAATGTTTGAGAGACACTTATTCGGAGGATTTGGGATGTTTGAACAAAATACAGATTGCCACAAAATTGTGGGTGAGCTTGTCTAACATGACATAACACAGCACACCCTAAATTTTGGAAAGGATGTCGACCATTTTGGTCTTAAGGAGCCATTTTGGGTGACTACCAGAAAGCAGGAGAGTCAAACTAGTGACAAGCTAAcatgcacagttttttttttccccacaattgaAACGCCATaaggtaattattatttttttatggacaGGGATATTTGCGGGAAGCGTCTGAATCCGGTctgcgggccttgagtttgacacctgttctTGGAGTTTGCCCAAATGAGTCTTAATCGGAACCAAGTTTTCCAGATCAGTGGTTCCCAAGCTTTTGAAGTACtacttggaagaaaaaaaatacttggttCTCTAGAAACCAccgacattaaaatacagtcgtCGAGTAGCGGTCCGAGTAGAATTGCTCGGCGGATCCGACCCATTGACTCGGTTCCATATTGTGGGTTTAATGCATCCCCCTCCACTTCTCTTGCCTGCAGAGTGAGTCAGTCAAATACTTCCTGGACAACTTGGAGCGCATCGGTCAGCTGGTGAGTCACCTTGAGCGTCGACCCAAACGAAAGTCTTGCTCTGAAAAAACTTACCAATCCCGCTTTGCGGCCGTCCTCCTCAGAGCTACGTCCCGAGCCGGCAGGACATTCTGTTCGCCCGCAAGGCCACCAAGGGCATCGTCGAGCACGACTTTGTCATCAAGAAGATTCCCTTCAAGATGGTGGACGTGGGCGGGCAGCGGTCGCAGAGGCAGAAGTGGTTCCAGTGCTTCGACGGAATCACCTCCATCCTCTTCATGGTGTCGTCGTCCGAGTACGACCAGGTACGAGGTTACGTAACCGCGACGGGGGAAGACAACGGCGCCTTTATCCCAAGCCGCAGAAATGGACGACAGACATCATAGGTTTTGGACTCACAAAGATGTCTTTGTGGCGGCCTTGAACAAACCCGACTGTTTCCTCAGCGCTGGCTCCTCTTCCAATAAGCGGTCATATGATGATGACTGAGTCCTTGATTGCCGGATAGACCACAATTCCCAAACCGGGTTCTGTGGCGCACTCGTGTGCCGAGGAAAAGCAGGCAGGGGTGCCGCGGGAAATATTCCtttaatttgtcaaaaaaaaaaattgatcgaTCGCACAAAGAGTGGCGCCGTGAGATACCATCTTTTCCCGTCCCTCGCcccgaaaaaacaaaatattaaattaaaattggaatttttttttttttccaatgttaaGTTTTATAttggttatttaacaaaaacatacagaatTTACGTGATTAGATCAGATTATAAAATAAAGTGTTTTTAGAATTACtttttgttctcctgcaatgcacattgtgctgctcataCGGTTATGTACGCATTGGCGACCTGGGGGCGGTATACGACTTctggaaatacagtacaacttcggttgtcgaccacaatccgttacacaaggcggttcgagaaccgatttgtgaTATTtcacacgtctgcgtacagaggctgctctatgcacaataacaacgcgcgtcgtgggtcagctggtccggTCGCGCGCGTTACGTTATTTCCGGGTCTTGTCGCAGCCGTTCGAGCaccgattttcatttgaaaacataagcaaaaaaaaaaaatctctaaagtttccttcgaaaaccgatttgttcaagaaccgagtattcactgtactgTGCTGGAGGCTCAGCTCCTCTGGTGTCCAAATCCAGAAGGATTGTTAGTCGTTCTTCgcagatgataaagaatatatgccagtgagtattgttatacAATCCGTCCACATGTATTTCTGCAAACTTTTTGTTAAGAGGGTGACAATGCCACTAGATACATGCTAATTGTTGGCCTGTGTGCTCGAGGACGCTATTCACAAAACCGCAAATCTGCAGTGGTCTACAGTACATTAAACCCGCGTCCGTTGATTGCAGGTCTTGATGGAGGACCGCCGCACCAACCGGCTGGTGGAGAGCATGAACATCTTTGAGACCATCGTCAACAACAAGCTCTTCCTCAAcgtctccatcatcctcttcctcaaCAAGACCGACCTGCTGGTGGACAAGATCCGGACGGCCGACATCCGCAAGAACTTTCCCGAGTTCAGGGGAGAACCGCGCAGGCTGGAGGACGTGCAGGTATCGACACCCACCGATCCGATTAGGTGATGGGAAATCAGGGCTGATTGTGACTGGTGGAAAAAGATCTGTTCttgatttttggtttttttttttcatacttatACAAAGCTCCCTTATATGTCATTAAAAACTCAGAAGTTGGAACTACTCATCTGCCTTGGTAGCAAGTTTGAAGTATTTGTTTCATCACTCATCAACACGCGAATGCTCGTAGCTGgtcgcaaatgttttttttcacaacaggGTACTAGTAATATTTTAAAGGACCACTGTcattaaatgcatgatttttagtatgttagtgAAAAAACGGCAACCGGtacggacccatccgttttttcaccacaaaacatgattttgacatacacggttttttgtaactcccgccatgaaaatcctctcgagggatttgttttggagaagaagcaggaagtgacgtacagggcagtagcgcactcagacGGTAtgtttctgttatttttacatGCGGGAAGgtcgctctttgttccttcgtgttagcccaaATGCCGGTTCGtcgtattgctggacattgctcgaacacttgggaggatggattcgctcctcatacttttccaaaagacccggttcgtcgcgaaaaatggattgcacaagtgcaaaggacgTTTTGAAGGAGCTTCCTCGGTTCCAATTACAGGTAGATGTgcatagagctactaaaaaaaaaaaaaaaaaaaaaaacaatagttgaagGGCAgtgtaatctgtaaatcaggaGTTCTAAAtctgtcgatgtgccaccccggctgaagccgtgatcgATGGACGCCGCGTCGCAGGGTTGGCTCGTCGCGGCACCGAGCCGgagtggctcatctccaccgtggcggtggatcggacagggaggcggtttggcctgGGGTTCGTCATCACTCGTGGCCGGCGTTGTTTATCGGCGCCGCAGAaatggatcggacagggaggcggtttggctgcggcgttgtcgtcgtcgtcgctcgcgggcggcgttgttaaTCAttgccgcggaggtggatcagacagggaggtggtttggccgcggcgtcgttaTCGCTTGTGGCCGGCGTTGTTTATCGCTGCCaaggaagtggatcggacagggaggcagtcGGGCTGCAGCATCGTCGTTGTCCGCGAGCGACGTTGGTCAtcgccgccgcggaggtggatcgggccgatggcgaatgtcccaaTGTGATGTCATgaacagaagatgcagccaatatggcgaccacttgaatgtcgaatgagactttgcgcatggatgacgcgctctctgctcattttttttttttttttatacagacaTCGAAGAgaataatgttctatgtatctattttcgaatgtttctaatcatgacacttgacctttaaggttacGCTAACAATTACCGATCGGTGGCACTGCCGCTAACCGCCGTGTCGTTCCCGCAGGCGTTTCTGGTGCAGGCGTTCAGCCGCAAAAGGAGAAACCGAGGCAAGCCGCTGTTCCACCACTTCACCACGGCGGTGGACACGGAAAACATCCGTTTCGTCTTCCACGCCGTCAAGGACACCATCCTGCAGGAGAACCTCAAGGACATCATGCTGCAGtaacactgaaaaaaacaaaaaaaggaacactCTTGACTTTCGgagaatcaaaatgaaaaaaaaaaaagcctgcggGGGCCCGACAGGACTTGGCTGTATCAACACTGACCTGTGGAGCGGTTTAGTGGACCCGCTGAGTGGTTCCGACACAACGTGTGGAGTCGTTGCCTAACGCATCTGATGCACCCGAACATGGATTGTGTCAGTATGCGTTGGAGTCTCATTCTTCCCTTTCTTACACACGTAAAATGATTTGAACGAAACAAGCGCTGAAAtattttgggtttttctttCGGACGTCTGCAAGACTAATGACAACACGGTCACTAAATAAGgtcagaggggggggggggggtccgcgtGACCGAGGTTTTGGGCCGTTGTGGTCATATGCTGCGTTATGTGATGAAGTTGCACAAGCGTCCTGTCGATGAACCGGgagcagatgatgatgatgatgatgattgtgtTCTGGCATCATCAACGATGACGGGAGGCCAGCTGCAGTTCacgcagcaacaacaacaacaacccggAAACGGGTCTCGAGGGCCCCGTTCTCACGGAAAGCCGTTTGAGCCCGGCTCGCGTTCGCTATTAGTCGGCCGACGCTCGGAGAATTCTGTTTCTCAAACGAGACCCCGCGTCGAAGGATCCAAACGTGGCGCTACGAATGCTCGCCGGCCACAAAACGGGAACcaatcggaaaaaaaaacattaagctGTCAATATTTTGTTACGTGAAACAATGAGTATCAGGAAGGTATGACtatgaaataatttttgaaaatgggCGTATTATATCACAAATATGCAGGCGCAGTACTGGTCCTGCCGCAACTCGCCTCGGAGAGCCTAAAGTCGGATCCTGCTAGTTAACAACCGTGTTACTACAGATCGCATCAAAATTCTACTGCGCGTCACTAGTAGCATTGCAGTAGTTTTGCCTCACTACTAACATGTAGTTGTTCTGCTAGTATGCCAAAGTTCTAGTAGTGCAGTGCGAAACATcgtactagtgaggacaaagtgcAGTAGTACATGGATGTGGATCAAAAATAACTCGTAAATGGCGTTTCAAAGCTTTCCACCAAGCGGTACAGTTCGCTTCAGTACTCGCCATGTTTAGGCGAGGTCTACTAGTCCCATCGTCAGCGTCATAATCACTGATGCAATAAGCGGCGTGCgagctaatttaaaaaaaaaaaatgtttgccggTCTAAAAACAGAAGATGGTATAGAGCtcctgcacctacgtcatcaaatcatgtgacttttgtgcACGTCGCCGTACTAAGAAATTGGACTGATAATTcgtttccgcttgtcttggacaactggatccacacGTTGTGACTTGGTGAGTAAATTGTCgggatttacacagaaaagtttaaaagtgtataaaagtctttatgcatacaaatactctgttgctggatctgttttcatcaggaattaatcccacatagcgacggtttggacggctcgtgaacgcagaaaCGTGTTCGAccgcacgttaacctttgccggaatccatcgatcttttcagctagtattcaatacaaattccaatatttcaataaccgagccctgcttttacacaaactcgcattcattaactatgattgggggaaaaaaaacaaaaaagacagcgagtcggcttcCCCGTACACAAAGTGTGTTACGgctacacgttaaactttggcaaacttctccatgacatacttttttttttaaatacgcattgttctcaaatgagtccaatggtTAACGTCCCATTTTTAgtacatcatgattttcatgcattatatcctccatttttccccttgaaaaatatatcctttaatgagcaaggtcctatttttgggacgatctactaagaaaacccaagtactcTCTCGCGGGcagacgagattataaattagtaaagttatcatataacttaaccataaacacgaaaaaagtgttatttccttgattgtgacctgttaggagacttttaccTCAATAGGGCAAAAAAATTGCTACCCTGggttaaaagaagaaaataaaccactgggataggcttcagcccacGTACaaggaagcgcgtt from Syngnathoides biaculeatus isolate LvHL_M chromosome 9, ASM1980259v1, whole genome shotgun sequence includes:
- the gna12a gene encoding guanine nucleotide-binding protein subunit alpha-12a, coding for MSGVVRTLSRCLLPAEAGRDAGGGSKESGRGRDAAQEREARRRSREIDAMLARERRAVRRLVKILLLGAGESGKSTFLKQMRIINGQEFDKKALLDFRDTIYENILKGMRVLVDARDKLGISWQSCENEKQGMLVMSWEGRAGAVGVEPGEFQLYVMALSALWGDASIQQAYARRSEFQLSESVKYFLDNLERIGQLSYVPSRQDILFARKATKGIVEHDFVIKKIPFKMVDVGGQRSQRQKWFQCFDGITSILFMVSSSEYDQVLMEDRRTNRLVESMNIFETIVNNKLFLNVSIILFLNKTDLLVDKIRTADIRKNFPEFRGEPRRLEDVQAFLVQAFSRKRRNRGKPLFHHFTTAVDTENIRFVFHAVKDTILQENLKDIMLQ